The Pan troglodytes isolate AG18354 chromosome 1, NHGRI_mPanTro3-v2.0_pri, whole genome shotgun sequence genome includes a region encoding these proteins:
- the LOC100608165 gene encoding large ribosomal subunit protein eL27-like, protein MGKFIKPGKVVLVQARHYTGCYSGCKTIIVKNIDDGTLECPVSCSLVAGIDCYPCKVTAAMGKKSTQRSKTKSFVKVYNYNHLMPTRHSVDTPLDKTVINKDVFRDPALKHKAQRKAKVKIKER, encoded by the coding sequence ATGGGCAAGTTCATAAAACCTGGGAAAGTAGTGTTGGTCCAGGCCAGACACTACACCGGATGCTACTCTGGATGCAAAACCATCATTGTGAAGAACATTGATGATGGCACCTTAGAATGCCCCGTCAGCTGTTCTCTGGTGGCTGGAATTGACTGTTATCCTTGCAAGGTGACAGCTGCCATGGGCAAGAAGAGCACCCAGAGGTCAAAGACCAAGTCTTTTGTGAAAGTTTATAACTACAATCACCTCATGCCCACAAGGCACTCTGTGGATACCCCCTTGGACAAAACTGTCATCAACAAGGATGTCTTCAGAGACCCTGCTCTTAAACACAAGGCCCAAAGGAAGGCCAAAGTCAAAATCAAAGAGAGGTAA